From Lepisosteus oculatus isolate fLepOcu1 chromosome 8, fLepOcu1.hap2, whole genome shotgun sequence, one genomic window encodes:
- the dkc1 gene encoding H/ACA ribonucleoprotein complex subunit DKC1, giving the protein MADVEVSSAKKHKKKKEKKVADDEVGELQEMGDFLIKPESKIPTLDTSQWPLLLKNFDKLNIRTAHYTPLPSGSNPLKRNIQDYVRTGFINLDKPANPSSHEVVAWIRRILRVEKTGHSGTLDPKVTGCLIVCVDRATRLVKSQQSAGKEYVGIVRLHNAIENELQLSRALETLTGALFQRPPLIAAVKRQLRVRTIYESKLIEYDPERRLGIFWVSCEAGTYIRTLCVHLGLLLGVGGQMQELRRVRSGVLGERDNLVTMHDVLDAQWQYDHNKDETYLRRVIYPLEKLLVSHKRLVMKDSAVNAICYGAKIMLPGVLRYEDGIEVNQEIVVITTKGEAICIAIALMTTAVISTCDHGVVAKIKRVIMERDTYPRKWGLGPKASQKKMMIQKGLLDKHGKPNGNTPANWKEQYVDYSTPKKIEAEPSEPTAKRKRETSDSESDGTPAPSTPSAPKADVESKKEKKKKKKDKKIKLTEEAGEEEPAPEEGESSKKKKKKKKQKEEEASSD; this is encoded by the exons ATGGCGGACGTAGAGG TTTCCTCAGCTAAGAAGCacaagaagaagaaggagaaaaaagttGCCGATGATGAAGTTGGG GAACTTCAAGAGATGGGTGATTTCCTCATCAAACCGGAGTCCAAAATTCCAACACTTGATACCTCTCAGTGGCCTTTATTGTTGAAG aacTTTGATAAGCTGAACATAAGGACAGCACATTATACACCTCTCCCAAGTGGCTCAAATCCCTTGAAGAGAAATATTCAGGATTATGTCag GACCGGTTTTATTAACTTGGATAAACCCGCCAACCCATCCTCTCACGAAGTGGTGGCGTGGATCCGTCGGATTCTTCGTGTGGAGAAAACAGGCCACAGTGGCACTCTGGACCCTAAAGTCACAGGCTGTCTCATAGTGTGTGTAGACAGAGCCACGCGTCTGGTGAAGTCCCAGCAGAGCGCTG GCAAAGAGTATGTGGGAATTGTTCGGCTGCACAATGCTATTGAGAATGAGCTTCAGCTTTCCAGg gCACTGGAAACCTTAACGGGGGCTTTGTTCCAGCGGCCTCCTCTGATTGCAGCTGTGAAGAGACAGTTGAGAGTGAGAACCATTTATGAAAGCAAACTCATAGAGTACGATCCAGAGCGAAGACTGG GGATATTCTGGGTCAGCTGTGAGGCAGGTACCTACATCCGGACCCTGTGTGTTCACCTTGGCCTCTTGCTGGGAGTTGGGGGACAGATGCAGGAGCTTCGGCGAGTGCGGTCTGGGGTCCTGGGAGAGCGg gacaaCTTGGTTACCATGCACGATGTGTTGGATGCCCAGTGGCAGTATGACCATAACAAGGATGAAACCTACCTGAGGAGAGTCATCTATCCACTAGAGAAGCTCCTTGTGTCACACAAACGTCTTGTTATGAAGGACAGTGCG GTCAATGCAATCTGCTATGGTGCAAAGATCATGCTGCCTGGTGTTCTCCGGTATGAAGATGGCATTGAAGTAAACCAAGAGATTGTTGTCATCACTACTAAAGGAGAAGCTATTTGCATTG CAATCGCCCTGATGACCACTGCAGTAATTTCCACTTGTGACCATGGAGTTGTGGCAAAGATTAAGAGAGTCATCATGGAAAGAGACACCTATCCTCGTAAATGGGGCCTAGGGCCAAAG GCAAGCCAGAAGAAAATGATGATTCAGAAAGGCTTGTTGGACAAGCATGGAAAACCTAATGGAAATACTCCAGCTAACTGGAAGGAACAATATGTAGATTACAG taCGCCGAAGAAAATTGAAGCAGAACCAAGTGAACCAACTGCCAAG aggaagagagaaacaaGCGACAGTGAAAGCGATGGAACACCTGCCCCCTCTACACCTTCCGCTCCCAAAGCAGATGTGGAGagtaagaaagaaaagaagaaaaagaaaaaagacaagaaaataaaacttacgGAAGAAGCAGGGGAAGAAGAACCAGCTCCAGAG GAGGGTGAAAGcagtaagaagaaaaaaaagaaaaagaagcagaaggaggaagaagcttcttctgattGA